From one Actinomyces sp. Marseille-P3109 genomic stretch:
- a CDS encoding HAD family hydrolase, which yields MRLLATDLDGTLIFHHAVGQADAEALVRWRKAGNLLVLATGRSVQLVQHAVEVARSSTSIGLDYDYAVCATGTTVIDAAGQVRRTRMLSADQVRSVTRTVGVVSDAPVSVFASTLERDYVLDDPVGLSTDQRTPADRFTAAPLSEIAGLGVTSMPLHVPDSRAAEALARSLEEAVDGVSCTRSATFVDVTVAGESKGSGLALLAEHLAEQGQVVSEVAAVGDSWNDISMLERADVPCAIAGAPVDVVAAAGGRTTPSVAAFVDALMA from the coding sequence ATGCGCCTGCTCGCCACGGATCTTGACGGCACCCTCATCTTCCACCACGCCGTCGGGCAAGCCGACGCCGAGGCCCTGGTGCGCTGGCGCAAGGCCGGCAACCTCCTGGTCCTGGCCACGGGCCGCTCGGTGCAGCTGGTCCAGCACGCGGTCGAGGTGGCTCGCTCCTCGACCAGCATCGGCCTGGACTACGACTACGCGGTGTGCGCCACGGGAACGACCGTCATCGATGCGGCCGGTCAGGTGCGCCGCACCCGCATGCTCAGCGCCGACCAGGTGCGCTCCGTGACCCGGACGGTGGGCGTCGTCAGCGATGCTCCCGTGTCCGTCTTCGCCTCGACCCTCGAGCGCGACTACGTGCTGGATGATCCGGTCGGCCTGTCCACCGATCAGCGCACGCCCGCCGACCGCTTCACCGCGGCGCCCCTGTCTGAGATCGCGGGTCTGGGGGTCACCTCGATGCCGTTGCACGTCCCCGACTCCCGCGCCGCCGAGGCGCTGGCCCGGAGTCTGGAAGAGGCGGTCGACGGCGTCAGCTGCACCCGCTCGGCCACCTTCGTCGACGTCACGGTCGCGGGTGAGTCCAAGGGCTCGGGACTGGCCCTGCTCGCCGAGCACCTCGCCGAGCAGGGCCAGGTGGTCAGCGAGGTGGCCGCCGTGGGTGACTCATGGAACGACATCTCGATGCTCGAGCGCGCCGACGTCCCCTGTGCCATCGCCGGTGCCCCGGTTGACGTCGTCGCCGCCGCCGGCGGGCGCACCACCCCGAGCGTGGCCGCCTTCGTCGATGCCCTCATGGCCTGA
- a CDS encoding DNA/RNA non-specific endonuclease — protein MSGTDKRYEVGHLMGDQFGGPPEQINMVAMLKEVNQTRVGKESNSHLRLEQKMAASPEGYGTIVVELECPDPVDPSKLTGAERVPDGFEVTWIDSDGVPDHKGFENPPEEARGLGGRRDMVGVDETACQVFVKIQGLLRDWLTEEGLDEVDFEYSAIALVRGLRRLRPGRMRSRLVRVGRAGLVSDSLA, from the coding sequence GTGTCTGGTACCGATAAGAGGTATGAGGTTGGGCATCTCATGGGTGACCAGTTCGGTGGGCCGCCGGAGCAGATCAATATGGTGGCTATGCTGAAGGAGGTGAACCAGACTCGTGTTGGGAAGGAGTCCAACTCGCACCTCAGACTTGAGCAGAAGATGGCGGCCAGTCCAGAGGGCTACGGCACCATTGTGGTGGAGCTTGAGTGCCCCGATCCCGTGGATCCCTCCAAGCTCACAGGCGCCGAAAGAGTCCCCGACGGATTCGAAGTGACATGGATTGATTCAGACGGAGTCCCTGACCATAAGGGTTTTGAGAACCCGCCAGAAGAAGCGAGAGGTCTTGGAGGTCGACGAGATATGGTAGGCGTTGACGAAACTGCGTGTCAGGTCTTTGTGAAGATCCAAGGATTGCTGCGTGACTGGCTAACTGAAGAAGGCCTTGACGAAGTTGATTTTGAATACAGCGCTATAGCGCTCGTCAGAGGGCTGAGAAGGCTGAGGCCGGGCAGGATGAGGAGTCGTCTGGTTCGGGTGGGCCGGGCAGGTCTGGTGAGTGACTCGCTGGCGTGA
- a CDS encoding helix-turn-helix domain-containing protein, whose amino-acid sequence MHRSWEGCFVSGAWFGQGVRRDAVARVVAGESASAVARDLGCCRGSVSLWCQAVGVELVGGRRGGTVQSDQARRAKVAQAVLAGATLTRAGAAAGVSRDSARRYWHDQAVESAATASRRSSRRSLGRRGRGGWSVSACSGRVGRGQRVSDAERVLIAQGRARGESAAAIARSLGRCRQTVSREIARNTGPDGVYRAPGASVAAQERXTSSSPLRARSAASSACGPPARRSPA is encoded by the coding sequence ATGCACCGCTCGTGGGAGGGGTGTTTTGTGTCTGGGGCTTGGTTTGGTCAGGGTGTGCGTCGTGATGCGGTGGCGCGGGTGGTGGCTGGTGAGTCGGCTTCGGCGGTGGCTCGGGATCTGGGGTGCTGTCGTGGGTCGGTGAGTCTGTGGTGCCAGGCGGTGGGGGTGGAGCTGGTAGGCGGACGACGGGGTGGGACGGTCCAGTCCGACCAGGCCAGACGTGCCAAGGTCGCCCAGGCGGTCCTGGCCGGAGCAACGCTGACCCGGGCGGGAGCCGCGGCCGGGGTGAGCCGGGACAGCGCGAGGCGGTACTGGCACGATCAGGCCGTGGAGAGTGCAGCAACGGCATCAAGGCGCTCATCAAGACGCTCGTTGGGGCGGCGGGGGCGTGGGGGCTGGTCGGTGTCGGCCTGCTCGGGGCGGGTCGGGCGCGGGCAGCGCGTCAGCGACGCCGAGCGGGTCCTGATCGCTCAGGGCCGGGCGCGCGGGGAGTCGGCCGCCGCCATCGCCCGCTCCTTGGGGCGGTGCCGTCAGACCGTCTCACGGGAGATCGCCCGCAACACCGGCCCTGACGGGGTCTACCGGGCCCCGGGGGCCTCGGTGGCGGCCCAGGAGCGTCNGACGAGCTCGAGCCCTCTCCGCGCGAGGAGTGCGGCGTCTTCGGCGTGTGGGCCCCCGGCGAGGAGGTCTCCCGCCTGA
- a CDS encoding GNAT family N-acetyltransferase has translation MTVELVTTSSPEIVEAMERLIPQLSRSAPALTAEQCEAFIAQEGVFLFVFRPEADAGQNAPILGMLTLATFTIPTGLRAWVEDVVVDDEARGQGAGQALVEAAVEYAGKMGARTVDLTSRPSREAANRLYRRAGFELRETNVYRYVQA, from the coding sequence ATGACCGTCGAGCTCGTCACCACCTCCAGTCCGGAGATCGTCGAGGCCATGGAGCGCCTCATCCCGCAGCTCTCCCGCAGCGCTCCGGCACTGACCGCTGAGCAGTGCGAGGCCTTCATCGCCCAGGAGGGGGTCTTCCTCTTCGTCTTCCGCCCCGAGGCCGACGCCGGCCAGAACGCCCCGATCCTGGGCATGCTCACGCTGGCGACCTTCACGATCCCCACGGGCCTGCGCGCCTGGGTGGAGGACGTCGTCGTCGACGACGAGGCCCGCGGCCAGGGTGCCGGCCAGGCCCTCGTGGAGGCCGCCGTCGAGTACGCCGGGAAGATGGGGGCGCGCACCGTGGACCTCACCTCGCGCCCCTCGCGCGAGGCCGCCAACCGCCTCTACCGGCGCGCCGGCTTCGAGCTGCGGGAGACCAACGTCTACCGCTACGTCCAGGCCTGA
- a CDS encoding thioredoxin domain-containing protein gives MSSKQPRQSKAQRREAARLKAKELREAEERRAHRNAIARRSFIGATGVALAGGLGYLGYLAVNQGKKEFPAAGKGLATEKANQSGVPKQVLADASWTYGDGSQLDTVAASAPILDIYFDYSCSHCAQFEGIHTEEINQLLSDKKITLALHPCKILKQDWTSTVMNAMGVVLDEAPAQSLSFHGSAFEILSQVLETKNQSLLTVDSLVAAATKVGVPTEVSAKFKAAVDSNKYKKWVELGDKAFADRDLKGTPSVFFKGEQIDLSTLQSPTSLTELVTGSTPTSQPSEQSTQQPAEQPAQKSTDQPAEQQQG, from the coding sequence GTGTCCAGTAAACAGCCCCGCCAGTCCAAGGCCCAGCGCCGCGAGGCCGCACGCCTCAAGGCCAAGGAACTGAGGGAGGCCGAGGAGCGCCGTGCACACCGCAACGCGATCGCGCGCCGCAGCTTCATCGGGGCCACGGGGGTGGCCCTGGCCGGCGGCCTGGGCTACCTCGGTTACCTGGCTGTCAACCAGGGGAAGAAGGAGTTCCCCGCAGCGGGCAAGGGCCTGGCCACCGAGAAGGCGAACCAGAGCGGTGTTCCCAAGCAGGTCCTGGCGGACGCTTCCTGGACCTACGGCGACGGCAGCCAGCTGGACACCGTCGCTGCCTCCGCCCCCATCCTTGACATCTACTTCGACTACTCCTGCTCGCACTGCGCCCAGTTCGAGGGCATCCACACCGAGGAGATCAACCAGCTGCTGAGCGACAAGAAGATCACCCTGGCCCTCCACCCCTGCAAGATCCTCAAGCAGGACTGGACGAGCACGGTCATGAACGCCATGGGCGTGGTACTCGATGAGGCCCCGGCGCAGTCCCTGAGCTTCCACGGCTCCGCCTTCGAGATCCTCTCCCAGGTGCTGGAAACCAAGAACCAGAGCCTCTTGACCGTGGACAGCCTGGTCGCCGCCGCCACCAAGGTGGGTGTCCCCACCGAGGTGTCCGCCAAGTTCAAGGCCGCCGTCGACTCGAACAAGTACAAGAAGTGGGTCGAGCTCGGAGACAAGGCCTTCGCCGATAGGGACCTGAAGGGCACCCCGTCCGTCTTCTTCAAGGGAGAGCAGATCGACCTGAGCACGCTGCAGTCGCCGACCTCCCTGACCGAGCTGGTCACCGGGAGCACGCCGACGTCGCAGCCCTCCGAGCAGTCCACCCAGCAGCCGGCCGAGCAACCCGCTCAGAAGTCCACCGACCAGCCCGCTGAGCAGCAGCAGGGCTGA
- a CDS encoding serpin family protein, producing the protein MTLFPSAHRPCSDHHGLSRRHLLSLAALAPAAALLLGACSSASGKALTSKTAHETVTPSDVSSQVATAAAACDQLGGRLLAHYLKADSAATAMASALSAAFVLAILAGGATDASTQGYDALLGLSGEERDRAWSAVQTSLNRYDGDLKGFDPDQIPDKPLVHLANHVLIADEKDIEVKQSYLDAVLRWFSAEIEQIDVDSMKKNLDAWASRNTAGLIPNSGITITKDTRLVVQNALLFAAQWDSPFKAEDTSPQNFTLAGGKTVKADLMHDTRSIPYATGQGWAAVRLAYASGEENTDGAPKESQLALDVVLPDAGSLPSAMDTGTWAAASKALDEAEAREVRLSLPKVDLTSEPKELLDFLKEQGLKPEGLDKMARGLTLAQVVQQVRLILDEEGTVAAALTEGGVEVMAAPEPDEPVEFTVDHPYVLRLRDLTSGTALVEAAVMDPTVKTIGASA; encoded by the coding sequence ATGACCCTGTTCCCGTCTGCGCACCGTCCCTGCTCCGACCACCACGGCCTGTCCCGCCGCCACCTGCTGTCGCTGGCGGCGCTGGCCCCCGCGGCTGCGCTGCTGCTGGGCGCGTGCTCGTCGGCTTCCGGGAAGGCGCTGACCTCCAAGACCGCCCATGAGACGGTCACCCCCTCCGACGTCTCCTCGCAGGTGGCCACCGCGGCCGCCGCCTGCGACCAGCTCGGCGGCCGGCTCCTGGCCCACTACCTCAAGGCGGACTCGGCAGCGACGGCGATGGCCTCGGCGCTCAGTGCCGCCTTCGTCCTGGCGATCCTGGCCGGCGGCGCCACGGACGCCTCCACCCAGGGCTATGACGCGCTCCTGGGGCTCTCGGGCGAGGAGCGGGACCGCGCCTGGTCGGCCGTCCAGACCTCCCTCAACCGCTACGACGGCGACCTCAAGGGCTTCGACCCGGACCAGATCCCGGACAAGCCGCTCGTCCACCTGGCCAACCACGTCCTCATCGCCGACGAGAAGGACATCGAGGTCAAGCAGTCCTACCTCGATGCGGTGCTGCGCTGGTTCTCCGCCGAAATCGAGCAGATCGACGTGGACTCCATGAAGAAGAACCTCGATGCCTGGGCCTCGCGCAACACGGCCGGCCTCATCCCGAACAGCGGTATCACCATTACGAAGGACACGCGTCTGGTGGTGCAGAACGCCCTGCTCTTCGCGGCCCAGTGGGACTCCCCCTTCAAGGCCGAGGACACCTCACCGCAGAACTTCACGCTCGCCGGTGGCAAGACCGTCAAGGCCGACCTCATGCACGACACCCGCTCCATCCCCTACGCCACCGGCCAGGGCTGGGCGGCGGTGCGTCTGGCCTACGCCAGCGGGGAGGAGAACACGGACGGAGCCCCCAAGGAATCCCAGCTCGCCCTCGACGTCGTCCTGCCCGACGCCGGATCCCTGCCGTCCGCCATGGACACCGGGACGTGGGCGGCAGCGTCGAAGGCTCTCGATGAGGCCGAGGCCCGTGAGGTGAGGCTGTCCCTGCCCAAGGTGGACCTCACCTCTGAGCCCAAGGAGCTCCTGGACTTCCTCAAGGAGCAGGGTCTCAAGCCCGAGGGCCTGGACAAGATGGCCCGCGGACTCACGCTGGCGCAGGTGGTCCAGCAGGTGCGCCTCATCCTGGACGAGGAGGGCACGGTGGCCGCCGCCCTCACCGAGGGAGGGGTGGAGGTCATGGCGGCACCGGAGCCGGACGAGCCGGTCGAGTTCACCGTGGACCACCCCTACGTGCTGCGGCTGCGGGACCTGACCAGCGGAACCGCCCTGGTAGAGGCCGCCGTTATGGATCCCACCGTCAAGACGATCGGCGCCTCGGCCTGA
- a CDS encoding methyltransferase domain-containing protein has protein sequence MSGTAPQAPSCILHEAGTCRSCPHLALPLPDQLAAKQSRVASLLAARVPTDLWEPPAASAPERFRNKAKMAVAGTTARPTLGILDSAGHGVDLRTCPLHVPAIEAALPVLAGLITDLGLRPYDVPARRGELKHVLVTASPDDDLMVRFVLRSRRHLDQLRAALPDLRRSLPQLAVASVNIQGVHQAVIEGPEEIVLTEENRLLMRLSLPVLRAGTPAVRCADGVELPLYLPTRSFFQTNTAVAEALYATARSWAGECEPTRVWDLFCGVGGFALALAAPGRRVLGVEVSASAIDGARAASALMGLDPGLVRFEAGDARVLDPGASDGSTAGAFGAERPDLLVVNPPRRGIGEQLAARIEASGVGRVLYSSCNPRTLAADLAHLPSMRVVRSRLFDMFPHTDHAEVLVELARD, from the coding sequence ATGTCGGGGACCGCACCGCAGGCGCCGTCGTGCATCCTCCACGAGGCCGGTACCTGCCGCTCCTGCCCCCACCTGGCCCTGCCGCTGCCGGACCAGCTGGCCGCCAAGCAGTCCCGAGTCGCCTCCCTGCTGGCCGCACGTGTCCCGACCGACCTGTGGGAGCCGCCGGCCGCGAGCGCCCCGGAGCGCTTCCGCAACAAGGCGAAGATGGCGGTGGCCGGAACCACGGCCCGCCCCACCCTGGGGATCCTCGACAGTGCCGGCCACGGCGTCGACCTGCGCACCTGCCCCCTGCACGTGCCGGCGATCGAGGCGGCCCTGCCAGTGCTGGCGGGCCTCATCACCGACCTGGGCCTGCGCCCCTACGACGTGCCCGCTCGCCGCGGCGAGCTCAAGCACGTCCTGGTGACCGCCTCGCCCGACGACGACCTCATGGTGCGGTTCGTCCTGCGCTCCCGGCGCCACCTGGACCAGCTGCGCGCTGCGCTGCCGGACCTGCGCCGGTCCCTGCCCCAGCTGGCGGTGGCCAGCGTCAACATCCAGGGCGTCCACCAGGCCGTCATCGAGGGGCCGGAGGAGATCGTCCTGACCGAGGAGAACCGGCTCCTCATGCGCCTGAGCCTGCCGGTCTTGAGGGCCGGCACGCCGGCCGTCCGGTGCGCCGACGGCGTCGAGCTGCCGCTCTACCTGCCGACCCGTTCCTTCTTCCAGACCAACACGGCCGTGGCCGAGGCGCTCTACGCCACCGCCCGCTCCTGGGCGGGGGAGTGCGAGCCGACTCGGGTGTGGGACCTGTTCTGCGGCGTCGGTGGGTTCGCCCTGGCCCTGGCCGCGCCGGGTCGCCGGGTGCTGGGGGTGGAGGTCTCGGCCTCGGCCATCGACGGAGCACGCGCGGCCTCCGCTCTCATGGGCCTGGACCCGGGGCTCGTGCGTTTCGAGGCCGGTGACGCCCGCGTCCTGGACCCGGGCGCCTCGGACGGTAGCACCGCCGGGGCCTTCGGGGCCGAGCGCCCGGATCTGCTCGTGGTCAACCCACCCCGGCGCGGGATCGGGGAGCAGTTGGCCGCTCGGATCGAAGCCTCCGGCGTGGGGCGGGTGCTCTACTCCTCCTGCAACCCCCGCACACTGGCCGCGGACCTGGCCCACCTGCCCTCGATGCGGGTGGTGCGCTCCCGCCTGTTCGACATGTTCCCCCACACCGACCACGCCGAGGTGCTCGTCGAGCTGGCCCGCGACTAG
- a CDS encoding PAS domain-containing protein, protein MVESAAPVEHVFTADELFFSTTDSQGRIRRANSTFMRLSGYPRGALVGRAHNVVRHPDMPAGLFRSIWNAIEEGRAASAYITNRSSDDGRYRVFATIVPSGSGYLSVRTLPMLTDLRDDVEAAYARVRDVEEASAAAGSTRREVAAAGQAALQAELRALGYADAIDFTRRVLVAEVGALLDHGVGIPDSPQAEGPVARILAAMSRIEAETAGLVGILQEGQRLVDLLGRRAGEIEALSARLGALREAMRAVGADVAVLGGGAQADDVAERCQRVDALVLECSEQLHPLRSQIEELRGDLDSVNFRIALARLHNLAAGLFALQVIEGEDEVDANDAVGSLTELCAALSDGASTLTERVALLDARRELVGGELDLVAEDLAVIQGPILELVEVAAAAGAGQADSVATARTLAGQGFAEARDLADLAVRVRDLEVPYEADAINTCLADVRAALDELG, encoded by the coding sequence ATGGTCGAGTCCGCCGCCCCCGTCGAGCACGTCTTCACCGCCGACGAGCTCTTCTTCTCCACCACGGACTCCCAAGGGCGCATCCGCCGCGCCAACTCCACCTTCATGCGCCTGTCCGGCTACCCGCGCGGCGCCCTGGTGGGGCGGGCCCACAACGTCGTGCGGCACCCGGACATGCCCGCAGGCCTGTTCCGCAGCATCTGGAACGCCATCGAGGAGGGGCGGGCGGCCAGCGCCTACATCACCAACCGCTCCTCCGACGACGGCCGCTATCGCGTCTTCGCCACGATCGTTCCCTCCGGGTCCGGCTACCTGTCCGTGCGCACGCTGCCGATGCTCACCGACCTGCGCGACGACGTCGAGGCCGCCTACGCCCGGGTCCGCGACGTCGAGGAGGCCTCGGCAGCGGCCGGCTCCACCCGCCGAGAGGTGGCCGCCGCCGGACAGGCCGCCCTCCAGGCCGAGCTGCGGGCTCTGGGCTACGCCGACGCCATCGACTTCACCCGCCGGGTGCTGGTCGCCGAGGTCGGCGCGCTCCTGGACCACGGCGTCGGCATCCCCGACAGCCCGCAGGCCGAGGGCCCCGTGGCCCGGATCCTGGCCGCCATGAGCCGGATCGAGGCCGAGACCGCCGGGCTCGTCGGTATCCTCCAGGAGGGGCAGCGGCTCGTCGACCTCCTGGGGCGGCGGGCCGGCGAGATCGAGGCCCTCTCGGCCCGCCTGGGCGCCCTGCGCGAGGCCATGCGGGCCGTCGGCGCGGACGTCGCGGTCCTCGGGGGCGGGGCCCAGGCCGACGACGTCGCCGAGCGCTGCCAGCGGGTCGACGCCCTGGTCCTGGAGTGCTCCGAGCAGCTCCACCCGCTGCGCAGCCAGATCGAGGAGCTGCGCGGCGACCTGGACTCGGTGAACTTCCGCATCGCTCTGGCCCGTCTGCACAACCTGGCCGCCGGGCTCTTCGCTCTCCAGGTCATCGAGGGTGAGGACGAGGTCGACGCCAACGACGCCGTCGGCAGCCTCACCGAGCTGTGCGCGGCGCTGAGCGACGGCGCCAGTACCCTGACCGAGCGCGTGGCACTGCTGGATGCGCGTCGCGAGCTGGTGGGCGGCGAGCTGGACCTCGTGGCCGAGGACCTCGCCGTCATCCAGGGGCCGATCCTGGAGCTGGTCGAGGTGGCCGCGGCCGCCGGGGCCGGCCAGGCCGATTCCGTGGCCACCGCCCGCACCCTGGCCGGTCAGGGCTTCGCCGAGGCCCGCGACCTGGCCGACCTGGCCGTGCGCGTGCGCGACCTCGAGGTCCCCTACGAGGCAGACGCCATCAACACCTGCCTGGCCGACGTGCGCGCCGCCCTGGACGAGCTGGGGTAG
- a CDS encoding HAD family hydrolase, with protein MPRWLISTDLDGTIVFNGTIPLRDREAMARWRAAGNLLVINTGRSVSALEHVVVPMGLEFDNAILYTGAAIVDEHISVRHSTALPPGVVEDLLDFVEGAPGVTVFTTGLDEDLLVYDTIGSGSDLLTLFRPATRRDLEGREVVGVPMRFTDPEMASRTETYLHQRWDGQAVGFRNQDFIDVVPAAASKGAGLRRLVASLGETPAPDPASDAANPAAPVLAEPIETWSIGDSWNDISMHQAADHAYALPWSPPEVVAQCDGTVSSLADLIDSLMGRPTA; from the coding sequence ATGCCACGCTGGCTCATCTCCACCGACCTGGACGGCACCATCGTCTTCAACGGGACGATCCCGCTGCGTGACCGTGAGGCCATGGCCAGGTGGCGGGCGGCCGGCAACCTCCTGGTCATCAACACGGGGAGGTCGGTCTCCGCGCTGGAGCACGTCGTCGTGCCCATGGGGCTCGAGTTCGACAACGCCATCCTCTACACGGGGGCCGCCATCGTGGACGAGCACATCAGCGTGCGTCACTCGACGGCCCTGCCGCCCGGCGTCGTCGAGGACCTTCTCGACTTCGTCGAGGGGGCGCCGGGCGTCACCGTGTTCACCACCGGACTGGACGAGGACCTGCTCGTCTACGACACGATCGGCTCCGGATCGGACCTGCTCACCCTGTTCCGCCCAGCCACCCGGCGCGACCTCGAGGGACGTGAGGTCGTCGGCGTGCCGATGCGCTTCACCGACCCCGAGATGGCCTCCCGCACCGAAACCTACCTGCACCAGCGCTGGGACGGGCAGGCGGTGGGCTTCCGCAACCAGGACTTCATCGACGTCGTCCCCGCGGCTGCCTCCAAGGGCGCGGGCCTCAGGCGGCTGGTGGCGAGCCTCGGCGAGACGCCCGCCCCGGACCCTGCCAGTGACGCGGCCAACCCCGCCGCCCCAGTGCTCGCCGAGCCCATCGAGACCTGGTCCATCGGGGACTCCTGGAACGACATCTCCATGCACCAGGCCGCCGACCACGCCTACGCCCTGCCCTGGTCACCGCCGGAGGTGGTGGCCCAGTGCGACGGCACGGTCTCCAGCCTGGCCGACCTCATCGACTCCCTCATGGGACGGCCGACGGCTTAG